One window from the genome of Salvia miltiorrhiza cultivar Shanhuang (shh) chromosome 7, IMPLAD_Smil_shh, whole genome shotgun sequence encodes:
- the LOC130991278 gene encoding cellulose synthase-like protein E6: MEKSLPLNDWQVKKRNRAINRLHGFIHGGALAALFYYRITTITAIAKSSSPILPHLLIFAAELTLSCMWLLTQASLWNPVARNAYPERLPGDDNLPAIDVFVCTADPVKEPSLGVMNTVISAMALDYPPHKLHLYLSDDGGSPVTLRALRRARSFAKRWIPFCRKFGVKNRCPQAYFLREEIGGNGDHDFFVEKKAIEKAYDDFKISLDKIVAEADVGASRDHSPIVEVISDANSNGTDSSNDEEMPLVVYVAREKRPSHPHNFKAGALNVLLRVSGMISNSPYILTLDCDMYCNDPTSARQAMCFNLDPKLSQNLAFVQFPQRFHNIRRNPDIYDGALRFLWTKWEGFDGLRGPVLSGTGFYIKREALYGTRKLQSNVDLNELKKYYGLSNEFINSIYRNHKPNSRSNALLNDEAFKKEVKLVASCSYDNGSQWGKEVGYRYFAVVEDYFTGFNLHCEGWISVYVDPSRPCFLGTSPLSLGEILVQSARWYLGLAQIALSKYSPIIYGALRMSILQSMVYAEIAFYAVYFLPVYVLALIPPLCLLRGVPLYPEVSSPFFAVFVFVFLSSQLKHAQEVLASGDSIKTWWAEQRVWMMKSLTSYLFASVNASLEKMGLNKASFVPTNKVTDDEAEKLYQMGKYDFQAPPLFMLILCTLYLLNLASFVVGFVKILQNGKMMNAMVMQAFLPLYGVVLHLPLMEGMVLRKDKGRVSPSVSLLSAVISSLALAYAAIAH, translated from the exons atggagaaatCACTTCCTCTCAACGATTGGCAAGTGAAGAAAAGAAACAGAGCAATAAACAGACTCCATGGCTTCATCCATGGCGGCGCTTTAGCTGCCCTATTTTACTACAGAATCACAACCATCACCGCCATAGCCAAAAGCAGCAGCCCCATTCTTCCCCACCTTCTCATCTTCGCCGCCGAGCTCACTCTCTCATGCATGTGGCTGCTCACCCAGGCTTCGCTGTGGAACCCGGTCGCGCGAAACGCCTACCCGGAGAGGCTGCCCGGAGACGATAATCTGCCCGCCATCGACGTGTTCGTGTGCACCGCCGATCCCGTGAAGGAGCCGAGCTTGGGTGTGATGAACACCGTGATATCGGCCATGGCGCTCGACTACCCGCCGCACAAGCTCCATCTCTATCTCTCCGACGACGGGGGCTCCCCCGTCACGCTCCGCGCCCTTAGACGGGCGCGGAGCTTTGCGAAGCGGTGGATTCCGTTTTGCAGGAAGTTTGGGGTGAAGAATAGATGCCCTCAGGCTTATTTCTTGAGAGAGGAGATTGGTGGCAATGGTGATCATGACTTCTTTGTTGAGAAGAAGGCAATTGAG AAAGCATATGATGATTTCAAGATTTCCTTAGACAAGATTGTTGCTGAAGCAGACGTTGGGGCCAGCAGGGACCATTCACCAATTGTCGAG GTGATCAGCGATGCAAATTCCAACGGTACGGATTCGAGCAACGATGAAGAGATGCCGCTTGTCGTTTACGTTGCTCGCGAAAAACGGCCGTCTCACCCCCACAATTTCAAAGCAGGAGCCCTCAACGTTCTT CTCCGAGTATCGGGCATGATCAGCAACTCGCCGTACATCTTGACGCTGGACTGCGACATGTACTGCAACGATCCGACGTCGGCGCGTCAAGCGATGTGCTTCAATCTCGACCCTAAACTCTCTCAGAATCTTGCATTCGTGCAGTTCCCACAAAGATTTCACAACATCAGACGCAACCCTGATATCTACGATGGTGCCTTGAGATTCCTTTGG ACAAAATGGGAAGGCTTCGATGGTCTTCGAGGGCCAGTCTTGTCGGGGACGGGGTTTTATATAAAGAGAGAAGCACTCTACGGAACTCGGAAGCTTCAATCAA ACGTTGATCTCAACGAGCTCAAGAAGTATTACGGTTTGTCCAACGAGTTCATCAACTCGATTTATAGAAATCACAAACCAAATAGTCGAAGCAATGCATTGCTCAACGATGAGGCATTCAAGAAAGAGGTGAAATTGGTAGCTTCTTGCAGCTACGACAATGGCTCACAATGGGGGAAAGAG GTGGGATATAGATATTTCGCAGTAGTGGAAGATTATTTCACAGGTTTCAATCTGCATTGTGAAGGCTGGATTTCAGTGTATGTTGATCCCTCAAGGCCATGCTTCTTGGGCACATCTCCTCTAAGCCTAGGCGAAATTCTTGTGCAAAGCGCACGATGGTATCTTGGATTGGCTCAAATTGCTCTGTCCAAATACTCTCCCATAATCTACGGGGCACTGAGAATGTCGATTTTGCAAAGCATGGTCTATGCAGAGATAGCATTTTACGCCGTTTACTTCCTTCCCGTTTACGTTTTAGCCCTCATTCCTCCGCTCTGTCTCCTTCGCGGCGTCCCTCTCTATCCCGAG GTTTCGAGTCCATTCTTCGcggtgtttgtgtttgttttcttgtCGTCGCAGCTCAAACACGCGCAAGAGGTGTTGGCGTCGGGGGATTCGATCAAGACTTGGTGGGCGGAGCAGAGGGTGTGGATGATGAAGTCATTGACATCTTACCTCTTTGCTTCCGTGAACGCGAGTTTGGAGAAGATGGGATTGAACAAGGCTAGCTTTGTCCCAACAAACAAAGTGACTGACGATGAAGCAGAGAAGCTCTATCAAATGGGGAAATACGACTTCCAAGCACCACCTCTCTTCATGCTCATACTGTGCACACTTTACTTGCTTAATCTTGCTTCCTTCGTCGTCGGATTTGTGAAGATTTTGCAGAATGGGAAGATGATGAATGCGATGGTGATGCAGGCTTTTCTACCATTGTATGGCGTAGTTCTGCATTTGCCTTTGATGGAAGGGATGGTGTTGAGGAAGGATAAAGGCCGAGTTTCGCCGTCGGTGTCGCTTCTTTCAGCTGTAATTTCCTCTTTAGCTTTGGCTTATGCAGCGATTGCTCATTAA